A single genomic interval of Anopheles marshallii chromosome 2, idAnoMarsDA_429_01, whole genome shotgun sequence harbors:
- the LOC128709508 gene encoding glucose dehydrogenase [FAD, quinone]-like — MSVIQILLPFLLVATPAYSFTQKHSQPDRGNLTAGNFIDFTQWLGIDYGEPKLRKRYDYIIVGAGPAGSVLAARLTEDPAVTVLLLEAGRAEIPLVSNVPLGAPNLQSTDYNFAYESEPQTRGCLGLWDRKCSWPHGRGVGGSSIINYMIYTRGNRRDYDAWAAAGNPGWSWDEMLPYHIRSERANIRDFDRNGYHGRDGPLSVEDCPFRSKIATTFIDSAQQAGYPYRDYNAGDQIGVSFLQANTLQGRRVTSGNAYLFPARKRPNLHILTRAWVTKVLIDKASKEATGVVYVRDGKTRSVKARREVILSAGAFESSKLLMLSGIGPAEHLRSFGVPVLQDLPVGELLYEHPGVFGPVFIVREPIDDYITLDGNINLSNLIQYLKGRGVFTTNSVESLMYVKSPVAESPDPGLPDVEVMQAFSSIDYDTGSGTPRAFRLTNATFDGYFRPIMNLRSFQYLPMLLKPYTRGKLRLKSTNPFHHPVFQYRYFEDDRDIEALVYGMQEAIRVTSQEPFRRIGVELYRKQVPGCEQYPFGTHEYWRCHVMTLTATFHHQVATCKMGPPGDPEAVVDHELRVYGMRRLRVVDIGVVPFPPTAHTSAIAFVIGEKAADLVRDAARSGDYSSREKHSSQPAQSVLWSPFEWPFE; from the exons ATGAGTGTGATCCAAATCCTACTTCCGTTTCTGCTGGTCGCAACACCAGCATACAGCTTTACTCAGAAACACTCCCAGCCGGATAGGGGGAATCTTACGGCCGGGAACTTCATCGACTTTACGCAATGGTTAGGCATCGACTACGGAGAGCCCAAACTGCGCAAACGTTACGACTACATTATAGTCGGTGCGGGTCCAGCAGGCAGTGTCCTTGCCGCAAGACTCACCGAGGATCCCGCCGTGACGGTACTGCTGCTCGAGGCCGGTCGTGCGGAGATACCGCTAGTGTCTAACGTCCCGTTGGGAGCCCCAAATCTCCAGTCCACGGATTACAATTTCGCCTACGAATCGGAACCGCAGACGCGCGGATGTCTTGGTCTGTGGGATCGGAAGTGTAGCTGGCCCCACGGACGTGGCGTTGGCGGGTCGTCCATCATCAACTACATGATCTACACCCGGGGCAATCGGCGCGATTACGATGCCTGGGCCGCTGCCGGCAATCCGGGATGGAGCTGGGACGAGATGCTACCGTACCACATCCGGTCGGAACGGGCGAACATTCGAGACTTCGATCGGAACGGATACCATGGTCGGGACGGTCCACTGTCGGTGGAAGATTGTCCTTTCAG ATCAAAAATAGCGACCACTTTCATCGACAGTGCCCAGCAGGCAGGTTACCCGTACCGTGACTACAATGCCGGCGACCAAATTGGCGTGTCTTTCCTACAAGCGAACACACTGCAAGGTCGCCGTGTTACCAGCGGCAATGCTTACCTTTTTCCCGCCCGGAAGCGTCCCAACCTGCACATCCTGACCCGTGCCTGGGTGACAAAGGTGCTGATCGATAAGG CGTCCAAGGAAGCGACGGGTGTTGTGTACGTGCGGGATGGTAAAACGCGGTCGGTAAAGGCACGCCGGGAGGTTATACTGTCCGCTGGTGCGTTTGAAAGCTCCAAGCTGCTGATGCTGTCCGGTATTGGACCGGCGGAACATTTGCGGTCGTTCGGTGTTCCGGTGCTGCAAGATTTACCCGTGGGCGAGCTGCTGTACGAACATCCGGGCGTGTTTGGGCCGGTCTTTATCGTACGCGAACCGATCGATGACTACATCACGCTGGATGGGAACATCAACCTTAGCAACCTCATCCAGTACCTTAAAGGGCGCGGTGTGTTTACCACCAACTCGGTAGAGAGCTTGATGTACGTGAAGTCCCCGGTGGCGGAAAGTCCCGACCCGGGGCTGCCGGACGTGGAAGTGATGCAGGCATTCTCGTCTATCGACTACGACACCGGTAGCGGTACACCGCGTGCCTTCCGGTTAACGAACGCCACCTTCGATGGTTACTTCCGACCGATCATGAATCTGCGATCGTTCCAGTACCTGCCGATGTTGCTGAAACCGTACACGCGGGGCAAGCTACGTCTGAAGTCCACGAATCCCTTCCATCATCCGGTGTTCCAGTACCGGTACTTTGAAGATGACCGTGACATTGAGGCTCTAGTGTATGGCATGCAGGAAGCGATTCGCGTCACCTCCCAGGAACCGTTCCGGCGCATAGGTGTTGAGCTGTACCGCAAGCAGGTGCCGGGATGCGAGCAGTATCCCTTTGGGACTCACGAGTACTGGCGCTGTCACGTCATGACCTTGACGGCTACCTTCCATCATCAGGTCGCGACCTGCAAGATGGGTCCACCGGGCGATCCCGAGGCGGTGGTCGACCATGAGCTGCGGGTGTACGGCATGCGGAGACTTCGTGTCGTCGACATTGGCGTTGTGCCATTCCCGCCCACCGCACACACATCCGCCATTGCGTTCGTGATCGGCGAGAAGGCGGCGGATCTGGTGCGGGATGCGGCCCGCAGCGGAGACTACAGCAGTAGGGAAAAGCATTCGTCTCAGCCGGCGCAATCTGTCCTCTGGTCACCCTTCGAGTGGCCATTCGAATGA
- the LOC128707694 gene encoding glucose dehydrogenase [FAD, quinone]-like — translation MFRTGSGVISLLLLLGAVLQPAAALISLSNITSLLYDAKEINYGRHTLLDSYDFIIVGAGPAGCVLANRLSEDPTVTVLLLDIGKGEIPLITDSPLVGPILASTDYNFGYETEKQQNGCLGLRGGRCSWAHGRGIGGSSIINNVIFTRGNRRDYDGWARAGNEGWSWDDVLPLFKRIETANIRDFGANGFHGTNGRLSVEDCPFRSDIARAFVRSAEAAGYRYLDYNAGDNLGVSFLQAHTRNGRRATGGNSYLRDIVDRPNLHIITRAWVTKILIDPDTNTATGVRLLHQRQYHEVDADREVILSAGAFESPKLLMLSGVGPAKHLRQHGIKLLHDLPVGRKVYEHGGVFGPVFIVREPTDNLVSFDQLANVGEIMRFRNGSGPLTTNSVESLLYVKSPFAEDPDPDYPDVEVMQAFTSFSFDTSPGSRNAYYLTDRMYNEYFRPLANTRNYMFLPMLLKPRAVGRVELKSSNPFNHPMFRYQYFEDDRDVDAIVYAIREVIRINTQAPLRKLGVELYSRKVPGCQYMPFNTIDYWRCHVRHLTATFQHQVATCKMGPPEDPEAVVDNRLRVYGIKRLRVADVGIIPESPTGHTSAHSFLIGEKAAELIKEDQRLH, via the exons ATGTTCCGAACGGGTAGTGGTGTGATATCGTTGCTCCTGTTGCTTGGAGCGGTGCTTCAACCGGCCGCTGCGCTCATTAGTCTCAGCAACATTACAAGCCTTCTCTACGACGCCAAGGAGATCAATTATGGACGGCACACGCTGCTCGACTCGTACGACTTCATCATAGTCGGTGCGGGTCCTGCAGGATGCGTGTTGGCCAATCGACTCTCGGAAGATCCGACCGTGACGGTGCTGTTGCTCGACATCGGCAAGGGTGAGATCCCGCTCATCACGGATTCCCCCCTCGTCGGGCCCATACTAGCCTCAACCGATTACAACTTTGGCTACGAGACGGAAAAACAGCAGAATGGATGTCTTGGACTACGGGGAGGTCGTTGCAGTTGGGCGCACGGGCGGGGTATTGGTGGATCGTCCATCATAAACAATGTGATCTTTACGCGCGGTAATCGACGCGATTACGACGGATGGGCCCGTGCGGGTAACGAGGGTTGGAGTTGGGACGACGTGTTGCCGTTGTTTAAGCGCATCGAAACTGCCAACATTCGTGACTTTGGTGCTAATGGGTTCCACGGTACCAATGGCCGACTGTCCGTGGAAGACTGTCCGTTCAG ATCGGATATCGCGCGGGCTTTTGTGAGGAGTGCCGAGGCGGCTGGCTACCGCTATCTCGACTACAATGCCGGAGATAATTTGGGTGTGTCGTTCCTGCAAGCCCACACCCGTAACGGGCGCCGTGCTACGGGAGGTAACAGCTACCTGCGGGACATAGTGGACCGGCCAAATCTGCACATCATTACGCGTGCCTGGGTCACCAAGATTCTAATCGATCCTG ATACAAACACCGCCACAGGGGTACGGCTGCTGCATCAACGTCAATATCACGAGGTAGACGCAGACCGGGAAGTGATTCTCTCTGCGGGAGCGTTCGAGAGTCCCAAGCTTCTGATGCTTTCGGGCGTGGGACCCGCAAAGCATCTTCGACAGCATGGTATCAAGCTTCTGCACGATCTGCCGGTCGGTCGCAAGGTGTACGAACATGGCGGTGTTTTTGGGCCAGTGTTCATCGTGCGTGAACCAACCGATAACCTCGTTAGTTTCGACCAGCTGGCTAACGTAGGCGAGATCATGCGCTTCCGCAACGGTTCTGGTCCGCTCACAACGAACTCGGTCGAGAGCCTGCTGTACGTGAAGTCACCGTTTGCCGAAGATCCCGACCCAGACTATCCGGATGTGGAGGTGATGCAGGCATTCACCTCGTTCAGCTTTGACACTTCGCCCGGATCGCGAAACGCGTACTATCTCACCGATCGGATGTACAACGAATACTTCCGTCCGTTGGCCAACACGCGAAACTATATGTTTCTCCCAATGTTGCTAAAGCCAAGGGCGGTGGGACGTGTTGAGCTGAAGTCCTCGAACCCGTTCAACCATCCAATGTTCCGGTACCAGTACTTCGAGGATGATCGTGATGTGGATGCGATCGTGTACGCCATTAGGGAGGTGATTCGCATCAACACGCAAGCACCGCTACGCAAATTGGGCGTAGAACTTTACTCCCGCAAAGTGCCCGGATGTCAGTACATGCCGTTCAATACGATCGACTATTGGAGATGTCACGTACGACACCTGACGGCGACATTCCAACATCAG GTGGCCACATGTAAAATGGGACCTCCGGAAGACCCGGAAGCCGTCGTTGATAATCGGCTGCGCGTGTATGGTATCAAACGATTGCGAGTGGCCGATGTGGGTATTATTCCGGAATCACCAACCGGACATACCAGTGCGCACAGTTTTCTTATCGGTGAAAAAGCTGCCGAACTAATCAAGGAGGACCAACGACTACATTAG
- the LOC128709509 gene encoding glycoprotein-N-acetylgalactosamine 3-beta-galactosyltransferase 1-like, with amino-acid sequence MMLKVMLKKLLFISPRYSHFLFGILCGWILSRVAYFWSTTGGTYLETTGWITGRNRLSNHQSAVINMTESVRVLCWVMTAPANHQDKVVHIKATWGARCNKLLIMSSVEDADIGSIALPVEEGRENLWNKTREAFRYIYEHHLEEYDWFFKADDDTYVVVENLRYFLYPYSPELPIYFGSKFRYPEFVKQGYFSGGAGYVLSREAVRRFYEQSLQDEEHCSAALQTEDLEMGKCMESVNVTAGDSRDDYGRKRFLPLDPVLHLTDSLAEYPDFWYYNYSYYEPLYGKSCCSDLAISFHYISGKTMHMMDYLIYDLHAWGSHYRSPPLAKRKTPKEAMVVAGPYPLSTFRPETETSTHELTKETSHTASFSVES; translated from the exons ATGATGTTGAAAGTAATGTTAAAAA AGCTCCTGTTCATCAGTCCACGATACTCTCACTTTCTGTTTGGCATTCTTTGTGGGTGGATTCTTTCACGAGTGGCGTACTTTTGGTCAACAACCGGGGGCACATATCTTGAAACTACCGGCTGGATTACGGGCCGTAATCGGTTATCAAACCACCAATCTGCTGTTATCAACATGACCGAAAGTGTACGCGTGCTGTGCTGGGTCATGACCGCGCCTGCCAATCATCAGGATAAAGTCGTCCACATTAAAGCTACCTGGGGTGCGCGTTGCAACAAACTGCTGATCATGAGTTCCGTGGAAGATGCCGATATTGGCAGCATTGCGTTGCCCGTTGAGGAAGGTCGGGAGAACCTTTGGAATAAGACGCGGGAAGCGTTCCGATACATTTACGAGCATCACCTGGAGGAGTACGATTGGTTCTTCAAGGCGGACGACGACACGTACGTGGTGGTGGAGAACCTGCGATATTTTCTCTATCCGTATTCACCGGAGCTGCCCATCTACTTTGGCAGTAAGTTTCGCTATCCGGAGTTCGTGAAGCAAGGTTATTTTTCTGGTGGCGCTGGATATGTGCTAAGCAGGGAAGCAGTAAGACGCTTTTACGAACAGTCACTGCAGGATGAGGAGCATTGCTCAGCTGCGCTTCAGACTGAGGATCTTGAGATGG GCAAATGTATGGAGAGTGTGAATGTAACGGCAGGCGATTCGCGTGATGATTACGGCCGGAAGCGATTCCTACCCCTAGATCCCGTCTTACATCTGACCGATTCGTTGGCAGAATATCCTGACTTTTGGTACTACAATTACTCGTACTACGAACCACTGTATGGGAAGAGCTGCTGCTCGGATCTTGCCATCAGCTTTCATTACATATCGGGCAAAACTATGCACATGATGGACTATCTGATCTACGATCTACATGCGTGGGGTTCACACTATCGCTCACCGCCACTGGCTAAACGGAAAACGCCGAAGGAAGCAATGGTCGTTGCAGGACCGTATCCCTTAAGTACTTTTCGTCCAGAAACAGAGACGAGCACGCATGAACTAACCAAGGAAACGTCTCACACAGCATCCTTCTCTGTTGAGTCATAG
- the LOC128706687 gene encoding UDP-glucose 4-epimerase, with the protein MALNILVTGGAGFVGSHTVLELLNAGHAVICVDNLCNAYGGGTASKLPESLKRVQEITGASVTFYDVDIRNRDELRSVFSKHKIDCVVHFAALKAVGESCRIPLKYYQNNITGTSILLEVMAEAGVFKIVYSSSATVYGEPQKLPLTESHPTGSCTNPYGKSKYFTEEIMKDLCESDPRWTVVSLRYFNPVGAHKSGRIGEDPNGEPNNLMPYISQVAVGRRECLRVFGNNYDTPDGTGVRDYIHIVDLAEGHVKAIDKLAGGTISGFCVYNLGTGRGYSVLEVVKAFSKASGREVKYEIVDRRAGDVAASYADVSLAAKELGWTAKRGLDEMCEDTWNWQKSNPNGFAG; encoded by the exons ATGGCGCTCAACATACTCGTCACCGGAGGTGCCGGCTTTGTCGGATCGCATACCGTGCTGGAACTGTTGAACGCAGGCCACGCGGTCATTTGCGTGGATAACCTTTGCAATGCATACGGTGGTGGAACCGCATCGAAGCTGCCAGAATCGTTGAAACGGGTGCAGGAAATTACGGGTGCTAGCGTAACGTTCTATGACGTGGACATTCGGAACCGTGATGAGCTACGGAGTGTTTTCAGTAAG CATAAAATTGATTGTGTCGTGCATTTTGCTGCACTGAAGGCCGTCGGTGAGTCGTGTCGAATTCCTTTGAAGTACTATCAAAACAACATTACCGGGACGAGCATTCTGCTGGAAGTGATGGCAGAG GCTGGCGTGTTTAAGATAGTGTACAGCTCGAGCGCCACCGTATATGGTGAGCCACAGAAGCTGCCGTTGACGGAAAGCCACCCGACCGGTAGCTGCACCAACCCGTACGGTAAAAGTAAATACTTCACGGAGGAAATCATGAAGGATCTGTGCGAATCAGATCCACGCTGGACAGTCGTTTCACTGCGCTACTTCAACCCAGTCGGGGCCCACAAATCCGGCCGGATCGGGGAGGACCCGAACGGTGAGCCGAACAATTTGATGCCATACATCTCGCAGGTGGCCGTTGGACGGCGTGAGTGTTTGCGCGTGTTTGGCAACAACTACGATACGCCGGACGGTACTGGTGTGCGCGATTACATCCACATTGTCGATCTGGCCGAAGGGCACGTGAAAGCAATCGATAAGCTGGCTGGCGGCACGATCAGTGGGTTCTGTGTGTATAATCTTGGTACAGGGCGCGGGTACTCGGTGTTGGAAGTAGTTAAAGCCTTCTCGAAAGCATCCGGAAGGGAGGTCAAGTATGAGATTGTAGATAG ACGCGCCGGTGACGTTGCGGCTAGCTACGCGGACGTATCGCTTGCCGCCAAAGAGCTTGGATGGACCGCCAAACGGGGGCTGGATGAGATGTGTGAGGACACCTGGAACTGGCAGAAATCTAATCCTAACGGTTTTGCTGGATAA
- the LOC128709507 gene encoding calpain-11-like, with translation MPAGYRANGHIPHPGNGHISEFTATDKYYTNGGPKLRGWTNGGMQDHQSTLSRPRSAEVITANGNGTLPNGRHMNGVLTRGPGGLHEDLEFPPTPRTLSKKKQIVWMRPHDMCARPQFRIAPPGTPLTARELPEPVGPGDPSLLAALGCLSQLPRLLERVVPPEQTFDTANGYCGMFKFRFWQWGKWIEVRVDDRLPTRGDRPAHMHCAQPDIFWAALLEKAYAKLYGGYTFLKYGTVGRALQDLTGAVVQSVPPSGPLLGGAVPRSTLLIAISGLEKETKRRRSGLLTEHPYCVTGLARVRANSNDSVTHGSSSSGGDTSLIRLRSPWIGGEWGGVWCGAWSERSWEWNALNERDRELLSSRSSNDCEFWMSVNEFLTRFVVIWLAHIGPDDWALEPGLHTRAPWRAALAVRQWRAGFNAGGPHKFIETTATNPQFRIRVPPGHPSKAHVVVAVAQKYECYRSRNYEEEEIGFTIYEVPPGMQRVTPQYVSEQMPLDFAPLSNLREIATFFALPAGDFVVMPHAAQHREGRFLLRIFADQHTDVWEVNEENLVIHNIAAEFCDERTIDARILYKLRARYPHEIDATQLQAILKAHGGNNRGFRGLGGINCGPSLELCRGMLALRDPALGGRLSIEHVPALIGLMRFWKAAFRRCGPSSSGTATLSRGIWASKVSSYCLRGLLWAGGATASNKVLEALVSRFTRSRQITLEGYLLSMARLHLAHERYHSLDAKAKASPLSLEEMILMTIYS, from the exons GTGAGTTCACTGCCACGGATAAGTATTACACAA ACGGTGGACCGAAACTACGGGGCTGGACCAATGGAGGTATGCAGGATCATCAGTCAACACTGTCCCGACCCCGATCGGCCGAGGTCATCACGGCGAATGGGAACGGCACGCTCCCTAACGGACGTCACATGAACGGTGTGCTTACCCGTGGCCCGGGGGGATTGCACGAGGATCTAGAGTTCCCACCAACACCCCGAACACTGTCCAAGAAGAAGCAAATCGTTTGGATGCGACCGCAC GATATGTGCGCAAGACCCCAGTTTCGTATTGCCCCACCAGGAACACCGCTCACCGCCCGGGAGCTACCAGAACCCGTTGGTCCCGGTGATCCCAGCCTACTAGCGGCGCTCGGTTGTCTTTCGCAGCTACCGAGACTTCTGGAGCGTGTCGTCCCACCGGAACAAACTTTCGACACCGCCAACGGATACTGTGGAATGTTCAA ATTTCGCTTCTGGCAGTGGGGGAAATGGATTGAGGTGCGAGTTGACGATCGACTTCCGACACGTGGAGATCGCCCCGCACACATGCATTGCGCTCAGCCGGACATCTTTTGGGCGGCACTGTTGGAGAAAGCCTACGCCAA ATTGTATGGAGGATATACCTTCTTGAAGTACGGTACGGTCGGACGGGCCTTGCAGGATCTTACAGGAGCAGTGGTACAGAGTGTACCACCCAGTGGACCACTATTAGGTGGAGCTGTACCCAGATCAACACTCTTGATCGCCATTAGTGGACTG gaaaaggaaaccaaaagGCGTCGATCAGGGCTGCTCACCGAACATCCGTACTGCGTGACCGGCCTTGCGCGGGTGCGAGCCAACTCGAACGACTCCGTCACACACGGCAGCAGCTCGTCTGGTGGGGACACAAGCCTGATACGACTGCGCAGCCCCTGGATCGGTGGCGAATGGGGCGGCGTCTGGTGTGGCGCTTGGTCCGAACGCAGCTGGGAGTGGAACGCGCTGAACGAACGCGATCGCGAACTGCTATCATCGCGCTCCTCCAACGACTGCGAGTTCTGGATGTCGGTGAACGAGTTTCTGACGCGCTTCGTCGTCATCTGGTTGGCACACATCGGCCCGGACGATTGGGCGCTCGAGCCCGGTCTGCACACACGCGCCCCCTGGCGGGCAGCGCTTGCCGTACGACAGTGGCGTGCCGGGTTCAATGCGGGTGGACCGCACAAGTTCATCGAGACGACCGCCACCAATCCCCAGTTCCGGATTCGGGTACCGCCGGGCCATCCCTCCAAAGCGCACGTCGTAGTGGCCGTGGCCCAGAAGTATGAGTGCTACCGGAGCCGGAACTATGAGGAGGAGGAGATTGGATTTACCATCTACGAGGTACCGCCCGGGATGCAGCGCGTCACGCCGCAGTACGTGAGCGAGCAGATGCCGCTCGACTTTGCCCCGCTGTCGAACCTGCGCGAGATCGCAACGTTCTTCGCGCTGCCGGCGGGTGACTTCGTCGTGATGCCGCACGCGGCCCAGCATCGGGAGGGACGGTTCCTGTTGCGTATCTTCGCCGATCAGCACACGGACGTGTGGGAGGTGAACGAGGAGAATCTGGTGATACACAACATTGCGGCTGAGTTCTGCGACGAGCGTACGATCGATGCT CGAATTCTCTACAAACTGCGCGCCCGCTATCCGCACGAAATCGATGCCACCCAGCTGCAAGCCATCCTGAAAGCCCACGGTGGTAACAATCGAGGATTCCGCGGCCTTGGCGGTATCAACTGTGGACCGTCGCTGGAGCTGTGCCGCGGTATGTTGGCGCTGAGAGATCCGGCGCTCGGTGGGCGTCTCTCGATCGAGCACGTGCCGGCCTTGATCGGGCTGATGCGGTTCTGGAAGGCAGCATTTCGGCGCTGCGGTCCCTCCTCGTCCGGCACGGCCACGCTCAGCCGGGGTATCTGGGCGTCGAAGGTATCTTCGTACTGCCTGCGAGGGTTGTTATGGGCCGGCGGTGCTACCGCTAGTAATAAAGTGCTGGAAGCACTGGTTAGCCGATTCACACGCAGCCGGCAGATAACGCTGGAGGGATACCTTCTATCGATGGCACGATTACATTTGGCTCACG AGCGCTATCACAGCTTGGATGCCAAAGCGAAGGCGAGCCCTCTGTCGTTGGAAGAG ATGATTCTTATGACCATCTACTCGTGA